One segment of Rosa chinensis cultivar Old Blush chromosome 6, RchiOBHm-V2, whole genome shotgun sequence DNA contains the following:
- the LOC112169642 gene encoding uncharacterized protein LOC112169642, translated as MDSHLNKMLSCLDLGSHNVRIIGIWGMGGIGKTTVAQVVSERVQAQFEVYSFLPNIREETGRKGAVHLQEKLLSNLLKSNVNIQTTDMGVNVIRHRLCSKRVLLVLDDVDQLEQLEMLCHRSWFGSGSRVIITSRDEHLLTVFGVDEIYKVNALSDVEALKLFSLKALKKDELVEENFLQLSKEFLKYANGLPLAIKVLGSFLHGRSLNKWSSELNNLKKNPPKKIIDVLKISFDGMKDVQKKLFLDIACFFKGEDKDRVTSILEGYGHYPDIDIDVLMERSLVTLFGRQLWMHDLIQELGYEIVRRECHEQPGKRSRLWVQEDIIRVLKNNEGTTEVEGIFLNLQQQQEVPIIVDPFSNMRTLRLLKISNVYFSGNIQFLSNQLQLLEWHACPLKSLPSNFQADKLVELKMCSSLIKQLWEGKKSWSMLKLIDLSDSQYLIKTPNFTEVPNLQTLMLQGCTRLSEVHPSIGVLKRLVLLNMKNCISVKSLASSICMESLEILILSACSSLKKFPKVEGNMKSLLKLYLDGTAIEELPSSIEYLTGLTLLDLGDCRQLLCLPSISCLTSLKSLILTGCSELDAVPENFNCVECLEELDISGTAIRISSSLVGMKNLKTLSFRGCKDQPSKPWHWLFNCWWWGTRGHAPMSLLLPTSFSGLTSLTNLNLSDCNLMDGGIPDDLASLFSLKMLNLRGNDFVHLPESLSQLSKLEYLNLSNCSKLQSLPKRLPSTILHVSAENCTSLTDFPNQLKILTSQANPGNITTINSLTSSLYEKYRTSKSEKQEGCTLPSGLTHLHVVDSSSVPGSSIRMSSCREGEWKPATEISIERQVLRKQLELFDFRSSDSKIHAVGRDQTVIPEWFNIIASRCSIGHPLIPNLKDDKQWMGVAVCAIFSVKELQYPPVSGIEFDPETSNYFYRCTVGTAEFDLEPCILYDELHRHVVTSGSTFVCSFYVPWVHFPEMLNESFLMVAFFDTNNPLMEVKKCGIRLLYEQDIDGFIETLLQLELDGGRQHLIPNFLTTGEKPEIPSNTCELNEVDKALFESGWFHLVDDNILRWEKVIPIREEGSIIMLRKNIESVLPRYLEGLNNETFQYYHFDLSGSPAWFSPQIGFTATMDLRDNLQKSKKWMGFALCASLTVKEEDYSGSCELQIGIFFLREGGISGKLFSTQKISHGLVLIYIPKAKFLEDEFSEIGSGSKICIVCKSDNPDIEVKTCGFRILYQQDLQGFVQRITHCILRSSDFDHYNKLVVEDWISLIGLQSPKVHFEKTIQEATPTGTVSSQQNAESVEELPIRRPEVKAFQFSQQLRHQDWTVFGLNSRFPGINIPKWFTNLNKGSSAEISLPPKLFDDGNWLGISVCAYVSVQQHPTNIIDISNPDSQNSRELICYLDYTNVVRVISLPFPAEAGHGMWSHPCDFSWFIYIPRVRFSSFLNECNAATATIGSNSLDLGLQECALRLVFKEDVEDLIQTLSLCHSSSRCHHCEQAAAGSHDSRDLASASMDSTARVSHVGPSNSNQ; from the exons ATGGATTCTCACCTGAATAAAATGCTTTCATGCTTGGACTTGGGAAGCCATAATGTTCGTATCATTGGCATTTGGGGTATGGGGGGTATCGGTAAGACGACCGTTGCACAAGTGGTCTCTGAAAGGGTACAAGCTCAGTTTGAAGTTTATAGCTTTCTTCCGAATATTAGAGAGGAAACTGGAAGGAAAGGTGCAGTTCATTTACAGGAGAAACTTCTTTCAAACTTGCTGAAAAGCAATGTAAATATACAGACCACTGATATGGGAGTAAATGTAATAAGGCATAGACTGTGTTCTAAAAGGGTGCTCCTTGTTCTCGATGATGTGGATCAGTTGGAACAACTGGAAATGTTGTGCCACCGCAGTTGGTTTGGTTCTGGAAGTAGAGTCATTATAACATCAAGAGATGAACATTTGCTCACAGTATTTGGAGTAGATGAAATATACAAAGTCAATGCATTAAGTGATGTAGAAGCTCTTAAGCTCTTTAGCTTGAAAGCCTTGAAGAAAGACGAGCTggttgaagaaaattttctccagCTATCTAAGGAATTTCTAAAATATGCTAATGGTCTCCCATTAGCTATCAAAGTTTTAGGGTCGTTTCTTCATGGCAGAAGCTTAAACAAATGGTCAAGTGAATTGAATAACCTAAAAAAAAATCCCCCCAAAAAAATTATCGATGTGCTTAAAATAAGTTTTGATGGAATGAAAGAcgttcaaaaaaaattatttttggacattgcatgtttcttcAAGGGAGAAGATAAAGATCGTGTAACAAGTATACTAGAAGGTTATGGTCACTATCCAGACATTGATATAGATGTTCTCATGGAGAGATCTCTAGTAACACTATTTGGAAGACAATTGTGGATGCATGATTTGATACAAGAATTGGGTTATGAAATTGTTCGTCGAGAATGTCACGAACAGCCCGGCAAGCGTAGCAGGTTGTGGGTTCAAGAGGATATCATCCGTGTACTGAAAAATAATGAG ggAACCACTGAAGTGGAAGGCATATTCTTGAATTTGCAACAACAACAGGAGGTTCCAATTATTGTTGATCCCTTCTCAAACATGCGGACACTGAGATTACTCAAAATAAGTAATGTGTACTTTTCTGGAAACATCCAATTTCTCTCTAATCAGTTACAACTTCTGGAATGGCATGCATGTCCTTTGAAGTCCTTGCCATCAAATTTTCAAGCAGATAAGCTCGTTGAACTCAAGATGTGTTCAAGCCTTATCAAACAACTATGGGAGGGGAAGAAA AGCTGGAGCATGCTAAAGCTCATTGATCTAAGTGATTCCCAATACTTGATCAAGACCCCAAACTTTACTGAGGTTCCAAATCTCCAGACTCTAATGCTTCAAGGCTGCACAAGATTGTCTGAGGTTCACCCATCCATTGGAGTTCTCAAAAGACTAGTTTTGTTGAATATGAAAAACTGCATATCTGTTAAGAGTCTTGCATCTTCCATCTGTATGGAATCTCTTGAGATTTTAATTCTCTCGGCCTGTTCAAGTCTGAAGAAGTTTCCCAAAGTTGAAGGAAACATGAAAAGCTTGTTGAAGCTTTACTTAGATGGGACTGCTATAGAGGAATTACCTTCATCAATTGAATATTTGACTGGTCTCACTTTGTTGGATTTAGGGGACTGCAGACAGCTTTTGTGTCTTCCAAGTATTTCATGTCTGACATCTCTGAAAAGTCTGATTCTTACCGGTTGTTCAGAACTTGATGCCGTACCTGAGAATTTCAATTGTGTGGAATGTCTAGAGGAACTTGATATAAGTGGAACTGCAATAAGAATTTCATCGTCCCTTGTAGGCATGAAGAACCTAAAGACTCTATCCTTTCGAGGATGCAAAGATCAGCCTTCAAAGCCATGGCACTGGCTCTTTAATTGTTGGTGGTGGGGCACAAGGGGTCATGCTCCCATGAGTCTGTTGTTGCCTACTTCATTCTCAGGTTTGACTTCTTTGACAAATCTAAACTTAAGTGATTGCAATCTGATGGACGGTGGAATTCCCGATGATCTTGCCAGCTTGTTCTCCTTAAAAAtgttgaatttaagagggaatGATTTTGTTCACTTACCGGAAAGCCTTTCTCAACTCTCAAAGCTTGAATACCTCAACTTGAGCAATTGTAGTAAGCTTCAATCGCTGCCCAAGAGGCTTCCATCAACTATTCTACATGTGAGTGCAGAAAATTGTacttcactgacagatttccCAAATCAACTCAAGATTTTGACTTCACAAGCCAACCCGGGAAATATAACTACCATCAATTCCCTCACTTCATCCCTGTATGAAAAATATCGTACTTCAAAGTCTGAAAAACAAGAAGGTTGTACATTACCGAGTGGCTTAACACATTTACATGTGGTGGATTCATCATCTGTTCCGGGAAGTAGTATCCGGATGAGTTCCTGCCGGGAAGGGGAATGGAAGCCAGCTACTGAGATTTCAATTGAAAGACAAGTACTTCGAAAACAGCTTGAG TTATTTGATTTTAGGTCATCAGACAGTAAGATACATGCAGTTGGTCGTGATCAAACTGTAATTCCAGAGTGGTTCAACATCATAGCTAGCAGATGTTCCATAGGACACCCGTTGATTCCAAATTTAAAAGATGATAAGCAGTGGATGGGGGTTGCCGTGTGTGCTATTTTCTCAGTCAAGGAATTACAATATCCTCCTGTCTCCGGCATTGAATTTGATCCAGAAACTTCTAACTACTTCTACCGGTGCACAGTGGGAACAGCTGAATTTGATCTAGAACCATGTATCCTGTACGACGAGCTACATCGCCATGTTGTTACATCTGGGTCTACTTTTGTTTGTAGTTTTTACGTCCCTTGGGTGCACTTTCCGGAGATGTTAAATGAATCATTTCTAATGGTGGCTTTTTTTGACACCAACAACCCACTCATGGAGGTCAAGAAATGTGGGATTCGTTTATTATATGAGCAAGACATTGATGGGTTTATTGAAACACTATTGCAGTTGGAGTTAGATGGTGGCCGTCAACATCTAATCCCTAATTTTCTTACTACCGGAGAGAAACCTGAAATTCCTTCCAACACCTGCGAATTAAATGAAGTTGATAAAGCTCTGTTTGAGTCGGGATGGTTTCACCTAGTAGACGATAATATTTTGAGAtg GGAGAAAGTTATTCCAATTCGCGAAGAAGGTTCCATCATTATGCTGAGAAAGAACATCGAATCTGTTCTTCCAAGATACCTggag GGACTAAATAACGAGACGTTTCAATACTATCATTTTGATCTAAGTGGAAGCCCAGCATGGTTCAGTCCTCAAATTGGGTTCACCGCGACAATGGACCTGCGTGATAATCTACAAAAGAGTAAGAAGTGGATGGGATTTGCTCTATGCGCTTCACTTACAGTGAAGGAGGAGGATTACAGTGGTTCTTGTGAACTTCAAATtggtatattttttttaagggaaggCGGCATTTCTGGAAAGCTATTTTCCACCCAAAAGATATCTCATGGACTCGTCCTCATTTACATACCGAAAGCAAAATTTTTGGAAGATGAATTCTCAGAAATAGGTTCAGGTAGCAAGATTTGCATTGTTTGTAAAAGCGATAACCCTGATATCGAAGTTAAAACCTGTGGGTTCCGTATTTTGTACCAGCAAGATTTACAAGGTTTTGTTCAGAGAATCACCCACTGCATATTGCGTAGTTCAGATTTCGACCATTATAATAAATTAGTGGTAGAAGATTGGATAAGTTTGATAGGATTGCAAAGCCCTAAAGTCCATTTCGAGAAAACGATACAAGAAGCTACTCCCACCGGGACGGTCTCAAGTCAACAGAATGCAGAGAGCGTTGAAGAACTCCCTATTCGGCGACCAGAAGTTAAGGCTTTTCAGTTTTCTCAGCAACTTAGACATCAG gaCTGGACTGTGTTTGGGCTTAACAGCCGTTTCCCTGGAATCAATATTCCCAAGTGGTTCACGAATTTGAACAAAGGCAGCTCTGCAGAAATCTCACTCCCTCCAAAGTTGTTCGATGATGGTAACTGGTTGGGGATTTCTGTTTGCGCTTATGTCTCAGTCCAGCAACATCCAACCAATATTATTGACATTAGTAATCCAGATTCTCAGAATAGTCGTGAGCTTATTTGTTATCTGGATTATACCAATGTTGTTAGGGTCATCTCTCTCCCTTTCCCAGCTGAGGCAGGCCATGGCATGTGGTCGCATCCATGCGATTTTAGTTGGTTCATCTACATACCGCGAGTTCGgttttctagtttcttgaaCGAATGCAATGCAGCCACAGCAACCATTGggtccaatagccttgacttgGGACTACAAGAATGTGCACTACGTCTTGTATTTAAGGAGGATGTAGAAGATCTTATACAGACCTTGTCCCTCTGTCACTCATCTTCAAGATGCCATCACTGTGAGCAGGCTGCAGCTGGTAGTCATGATTCAAGAGATTTGGCTTCTGCATCTATGGACTCTACTGCAAGGGTATCACATGTTGGGCCATCCAATTCCAACCAATGA